In a single window of the Acetivibrio clariflavus DSM 19732 genome:
- a CDS encoding ATP-dependent Clp protease ATP-binding subunit yields the protein MYGRFTEKAERAVNLSQESAMALGHNYVGTEHLLLGLIKEGSGVAAKVLQNQGITEEKVLKEIEELIGHGEYTGEQPLGFTPRTKRVLELSFREARRMGHNYIGTEHLLIGILKEGESVAVRILMDLGLEPQKLYSEVLKMFTEEAPGAAGVPKNHSASSNTPTLNQFGRDLTEMAREAKFDPVIGRDKEIERVIQILSRRTKNNPCLIGEPGVGKTAIAEGLAQKIVEGNIPEILKDKRVVTLDLSSMVAGAKYRGEFEERLKKALEEIKKAGNVILFIDEMHTIIGAGAAEGAIDASNILKPSLARGEIQVIGATTLDEYRKHVEKDAALERRFQPIIVGEPTVEEAIEILKGIRDKYEAHHRVKITDEALVAAVKLSDRYITDRFLPDKAIDLIDEAASKVRLRSFTAPPNLKQLEEQVERLRKEKEDSIICQEFEKAARIRDEEQRLKNELEKAKNDWQQKNQTTTNTVTEEEVAGIVADWTGIPVKRLAEEESERLMKMEEILHNRVIGQEEAVKAVSKAIRRGRVGLKDPKRPVGSFIFLGPTGVGKTELSKALAEALFGDENAIIRIDMSEYMEKHSVSRLVGSPPGYVGYEEGGQLTEKVRRKPYSVVLFDEIEKAHPDVFNLLLQILEDGRLTDSQGRVVDFKNTVIIMTSNVGARLITEPKRLGFASANVDKAKNYNDMKNNVMGELKNTFRPEFLNRVDEIIVFHPLEEEHLKRIVGLMIDNLAKRLKENAIELEVTEDAKLLLAKKGFDQVYGARPLRRAIQSMVEDKLAEEMLEGRVKAGDKVVIESKDEELVLNKV from the coding sequence ATGTATGGACGTTTTACCGAAAAGGCAGAGAGAGCTGTAAACCTCTCACAGGAAAGCGCGATGGCTTTAGGTCATAATTATGTTGGAACAGAGCATTTGCTGCTTGGTTTGATAAAAGAAGGAAGCGGAGTTGCTGCAAAGGTTCTTCAAAATCAGGGAATAACTGAAGAAAAGGTACTTAAGGAAATAGAGGAGTTAATAGGGCATGGAGAGTATACCGGTGAGCAGCCGTTAGGTTTTACTCCAAGAACAAAAAGAGTGCTTGAGCTTAGCTTCAGGGAAGCCAGAAGAATGGGACATAATTATATCGGAACAGAGCATCTTTTAATAGGTATACTGAAAGAAGGAGAAAGTGTAGCTGTCAGAATTTTAATGGATTTGGGATTAGAACCGCAAAAACTGTATTCTGAAGTTCTGAAGATGTTTACAGAAGAGGCTCCGGGGGCAGCAGGAGTTCCCAAAAACCATTCTGCCAGTTCAAACACTCCAACTCTTAATCAGTTTGGAAGAGATTTAACTGAGATGGCCAGAGAGGCAAAGTTTGACCCGGTTATAGGAAGAGATAAAGAAATTGAAAGGGTAATTCAGATTTTGAGCAGGAGAACCAAAAACAATCCTTGCTTAATAGGGGAACCGGGAGTTGGAAAGACAGCAATAGCTGAAGGATTGGCTCAAAAGATTGTTGAAGGAAATATACCGGAAATATTAAAGGATAAAAGAGTAGTAACCTTAGACTTGTCCTCCATGGTAGCTGGGGCAAAGTATAGGGGTGAATTTGAGGAAAGGCTGAAAAAGGCTCTTGAAGAGATAAAGAAAGCAGGAAACGTAATACTTTTCATTGATGAGATGCACACAATCATCGGAGCTGGTGCTGCCGAAGGTGCCATTGATGCCTCCAATATTTTGAAGCCATCCCTTGCAAGAGGTGAAATACAGGTAATAGGTGCAACCACTCTCGACGAATACAGAAAGCATGTTGAAAAAGATGCTGCTTTAGAGAGAAGGTTTCAGCCTATTATAGTGGGAGAACCTACTGTAGAAGAAGCTATTGAGATATTAAAGGGTATTAGGGATAAATATGAAGCACACCATAGGGTGAAAATAACTGATGAAGCACTTGTGGCTGCAGTGAAACTTTCGGACAGATATATAACCGATCGCTTCCTGCCGGACAAGGCCATAGATTTGATTGACGAAGCGGCTTCGAAAGTCAGACTAAGATCTTTTACTGCACCGCCCAATTTAAAACAGTTGGAAGAGCAAGTGGAAAGACTGAGAAAAGAAAAAGAGGATTCTATAATATGCCAGGAGTTTGAAAAAGCGGCTCGTATAAGGGATGAAGAGCAGCGATTGAAGAATGAGCTGGAAAAAGCAAAGAATGACTGGCAGCAAAAGAATCAGACCACTACCAATACTGTTACTGAAGAAGAAGTAGCAGGAATTGTAGCTGACTGGACCGGAATACCTGTTAAGCGTCTTGCTGAAGAAGAATCAGAAAGACTTATGAAAATGGAAGAAATTCTCCATAATAGGGTAATCGGTCAGGAAGAGGCGGTTAAAGCTGTATCCAAAGCTATTAGGAGAGGAAGAGTCGGCCTGAAAGATCCTAAGAGACCGGTGGGTTCATTTATATTCTTAGGACCGACAGGGGTTGGGAAAACCGAACTTAGCAAGGCTCTTGCCGAGGCTTTGTTTGGAGATGAAAACGCTATTATCAGAATTGATATGTCCGAGTACATGGAGAAGCACAGTGTATCGCGTTTGGTGGGATCACCTCCGGGATATGTGGGATATGAAGAAGGAGGACAGCTTACAGAAAAAGTAAGAAGGAAGCCTTATTCAGTGGTATTGTTCGATGAGATTGAAAAGGCACATCCCGATGTATTTAATTTGCTGCTTCAAATACTGGAAGACGGAAGGCTTACCGACTCACAGGGAAGAGTTGTTGACTTTAAGAATACTGTAATCATAATGACATCAAACGTTGGGGCAAGGCTTATAACCGAGCCTAAAAGACTGGGATTTGCTTCGGCAAATGTTGATAAAGCAAAGAATTATAACGACATGAAAAATAATGTTATGGGTGAACTTAAAAATACCTTCAGACCTGAGTTCTTAAACAGAGTGGATGAAATAATAGTGTTCCATCCATTGGAGGAAGAACATCTGAAACGCATTGTAGGACTTATGATTGACAACCTTGCAAAGAGACTTAAAGAGAATGCAATTGAGTTAGAGGTAACGGAAGATGCAAAATTACTTTTAGCTAAAAAAGGTTTTGACCAGGTTTATGGAGCAAGACCTTTAAGAAGAGCTATACAGAGTATGGTGGAAGACAAATTGGCAGAAGAAATGCTTGAAGGAAGAGTCAAAGCAGGAGATAAAGTGGTAATTGAAAGCAAGGATGAAGAGTTGGTATTGAATAAAGTATAA